One genomic window of Chitinophagaceae bacterium includes the following:
- a CDS encoding CBS domain-containing protein, which translates to MKAAALVSKNISPLKTSDTGAEALHLMNVFHVSHLPIVNENQLLGLISEEDILNAHGEEDPIGSLPVSLIRPFIHDSEHMFEVLKMASELRLTVIPVTDKDETYLGLITRTDLLNYFAEQTDILEPGGIIVLELHVKDYSLSEIVRIIESNHVKILCLFAGTDYDTSRMELTIKVNNTDLQPIISDLTRYNYTVKESFQEAEYFDNLKERYDSLMNYLNI; encoded by the coding sequence ATGAAAGCAGCAGCGCTCGTATCTAAAAATATTTCCCCGCTTAAGACTTCCGATACAGGTGCAGAAGCACTACATCTTATGAATGTATTTCATGTATCACATCTTCCTATCGTGAATGAAAACCAGTTGCTCGGACTTATTTCTGAAGAAGACATTCTGAATGCTCATGGTGAAGAAGATCCTATTGGCAGTTTGCCTGTTTCTCTAATTCGTCCGTTTATTCACGATAGTGAACATATGTTTGAAGTGCTGAAAATGGCATCTGAGCTTCGGCTCACTGTTATTCCTGTAACAGATAAAGACGAAACTTATCTGGGATTAATCACCCGAACCGATTTGCTGAATTATTTTGCGGAACAGACGGACATACTTGAACCTGGTGGCATCATCGTGCTCGAGCTGCATGTAAAAGATTATTCATTGAGTGAAATTGTCCGCATCATTGAATCCAATCATGTAAAAATTCTTTGTCTGTTTGCAGGCACTGATTATGATACTTCCAGAATGGAACTCACCATTAAAGTCAATAATACAGATCTCCAACCCATAATTTCAGATCTCACCCGGTATAATTACACCGTGAAAGAATCATTTCAGGAAGCAGAATATTTTGACAATCTGAAAGAGCGTTACGATTCACTCATGAATTACCTGAACATCTGA